The Microbacterium luteum nucleotide sequence GCGCTCGCCGTGGAGGCGAAGGATGCGCGCGCACGCGACCGCGAGCTCGTCGCCGCGGGCGGGGAGAGCATCACCGATGTCACCGCGCGGGAGCGCCGTGCCGGGGCGGAGATCGCGTCAGCGCCGGGCGCGCGCCCGCGCCTTTTGTGGGCGCGCATCGGAACCTCGCTGACGGTGCTGGCGTTCCTGTTCCACCTGGGCGCGACGGTGCTGCGCGGAATCGCGGCCGAGCGCGTGCCGTGGTCGAACATGTACGAGTTCGCCATGACGGGCCTGCTGCTGGTCGTGGCGGTGTACCTCGGCGTGCTCTTCCGGTACGACCTGCGCTTCCTCGGCACCTTCATCACCGGCCTCGTGGTCGTGCTGCTCGGGGGAGCGACGCTGTCGTTCTACGTCGAGGTGGTTCCGCTCATGGATCCCCTCAAGTCGGTGTGGCTCGTCATCCACGTGTTCGTCGCCTCGCTCGGCACCGCCCTGTTCGCGCTGGCCTTCGGTCTGTCGGTCGCGCAGCTGCTGCAGGCCCGCCGCGAGCGCAAGGTCGCCGAAGCGGCCGACGGCGCCGTCGTGCGCACGGGGCCCGGCTTCCTGCGCACGCTGCCGAGCGCGGACGCCCTGGAATCGCTGGCCTACCGCTTCGCGATCATCGGATTCATCTTCTGGACCTTCACCCTCATCGCCGGTGCGATCTGGGCGAACGACGCGTGGGGCCGCTATTGGGGGTTCGACACCAAGGAGGTGTGGACCTTCGTCATCTGGGTGCTCTACGCCGGATACATCCACGCCCGCGCCACGCGCGGCTGGCGCGGCACGCGGTCGGCGTGGCTGTCGATCATCGGCTTCCTGGCGGTGCTGTTCAACTTCACCATCGTCAACATGTTCTTCAAGGGCCTGCACGCTTACAGCGGCCTCTCCTGACCCCGCGCCTCGCGCCTCGCGGCCTGGCGCCCGAGAATGCGTGTTCACTTGCCGCTGGATGTCGCTTCGCGAGCGCTCAGCGACGTCTGGTGACAGGTGAACGTCGTGGCGGGAGGGTCAGGCCGGAAGCGGGTGCGCCGCCGGGGCGGACCGGCGCCGCGCGACCGCGATCACGGTGGCGATGAAGGCGAGCAGCATCCACACCGTGAGGCCGACCAGGGCCGCGCCGACGCTCCCGTCGGAGGTCAGGGCGGCCACCATGCCGCTGTAGGCGGGTGCGGTCGGCATGGCCCCGGCGAGCGAGGACAGCCATCCCGGAACGGTCGAGACGATGCCCGCGGCGACGGCGAGCACGGCCACGAGGGCGGCGATCCAGCGGCCCGCTCCGCCGAAGACGGCCACCAGCGCCTGGTTGACGCCGGCGAAGGCGATGCCCGCGACGACGCACACTCCCGCGAACACCGTCCACTCGCCGAACTCG carries:
- the ccsB gene encoding c-type cytochrome biogenesis protein CcsB; amino-acid sequence: MTDTLSLDDVSVLLVWTAIAVYALAFVAYAIDLARRSALAVEAKDARARDRELVAAGGESITDVTARERRAGAEIASAPGARPRLLWARIGTSLTVLAFLFHLGATVLRGIAAERVPWSNMYEFAMTGLLLVVAVYLGVLFRYDLRFLGTFITGLVVVLLGGATLSFYVEVVPLMDPLKSVWLVIHVFVASLGTALFALAFGLSVAQLLQARRERKVAEAADGAVVRTGPGFLRTLPSADALESLAYRFAIIGFIFWTFTLIAGAIWANDAWGRYWGFDTKEVWTFVIWVLYAGYIHARATRGWRGTRSAWLSIIGFLAVLFNFTIVNMFFKGLHAYSGLS